One genomic segment of Prochlorococcus marinus str. MIT 0919 includes these proteins:
- the petA gene encoding cytochrome f — protein MRRILALLLGSTLVVLSLIIMPSSSWAYPFWAQENYENPREATGKLVCANCHLAKMTTQVEVPQSVAADSVFTASVKIPYKKGTQEIGADGSKVPLQVGALVMLPDGFKLAPQDRWSDKIKEETSGVYFTQYSEDKENIIVVGPLLGDQNKEIVFPILSPDPSTDKNIHFGKYSIHVGGNRGRGQVYPTGEKSNNTSFTSASSGTISSINVNEDGSKSVIVEAGNGESSAQEIPAGPDLIVNIGDNILQGSPLTNDPNVGGFGQLDAEVVLQSPARVLGLIAFFAGVALTQILLVLKKKQVEKVQAAEGI, from the coding sequence ATGCGCAGAATTCTTGCACTATTACTAGGCTCTACCCTTGTAGTTCTCTCATTAATAATCATGCCCTCCTCAAGCTGGGCATATCCTTTCTGGGCGCAAGAAAATTATGAAAACCCACGTGAAGCAACTGGAAAATTAGTTTGCGCCAATTGCCATCTAGCCAAAATGACAACACAAGTAGAAGTGCCTCAATCGGTTGCAGCAGACAGTGTCTTTACAGCTTCAGTAAAAATTCCCTACAAAAAAGGAACCCAAGAGATTGGTGCTGATGGAAGCAAAGTGCCTCTACAAGTTGGTGCTTTAGTAATGCTTCCTGATGGTTTTAAACTAGCACCTCAAGATCGTTGGTCAGACAAAATAAAAGAAGAGACCAGTGGTGTTTATTTCACTCAATATAGTGAAGACAAAGAAAATATTATTGTTGTTGGCCCTCTATTAGGTGACCAAAATAAAGAAATTGTTTTCCCAATACTCTCACCAGATCCTTCTACGGATAAAAATATTCACTTTGGCAAATACTCAATTCATGTAGGTGGGAATAGAGGTAGAGGTCAAGTTTACCCAACTGGAGAAAAAAGTAATAACACAAGCTTCACTTCAGCGTCCTCAGGGACAATTTCTTCAATAAATGTCAATGAAGATGGTTCTAAAAGCGTTATTGTTGAAGCCGGAAACGGGGAATCCTCAGCACAGGAGATACCTGCCGGACCAGATCTTATAGTCAATATAGGTGACAATATCCTACAGGGCTCTCCTTTAACTAATGACCCAAACGTAGGAGGTTTTGGTCAATTAGATGCAGAAGTAGTGCTTCAAAGTCCTGCAAGGGTTTTGGGCTTGATTGCTTTTTTTGCTGGTGTTGCGTTAACTCAAATATTACTTGTTCTTAAAAAGAAACAGGTTGAGAAGGTTCAAGCTGCAGAAGGAATATAA
- a CDS encoding high light inducible protein, whose amino-acid sequence MNYENEKNLDNSAEPVSKQELNSWKRGFTPQAEIWNGRMATIGLILGVGALIIANFFF is encoded by the coding sequence ATGAATTATGAAAATGAAAAAAATTTGGATAACTCTGCTGAACCTGTCAGTAAGCAAGAATTGAATTCTTGGAAGCGAGGTTTTACTCCTCAGGCCGAGATATGGAATGGAAGGATGGCAACTATTGGATTGATTCTTGGAGTAGGTGCTTTAATTATTGCAAACTTTTTCTTTTAG
- the psaJ gene encoding photosystem I reaction center subunit IX: MFKLFSTKWFRSAPVVATIWIVITAGILVEWNRFVPDLLFHPGL, translated from the coding sequence ATGTTCAAACTATTTAGTACAAAATGGTTCCGATCAGCCCCTGTAGTGGCTACCATTTGGATAGTTATTACTGCCGGTATACTTGTTGAATGGAACCGGTTTGTGCCAGACCTTCTTTTCCATCCTGGTTTATAA
- a CDS encoding photosystem I reaction center subunit III, whose product MRRLFSILLSAFLLLGFAPIANAAGEALNADRADTGFTASALTLCSENTRFQERASSASTPKDIARFERYSKASCGDDGLPHLIIAATIEPFGALANRHHEGDVLIPAHIFIYIAGIIGWSGREYLRASKLKKNPAENEIIIDFALARQCLRKGAAWPFEANRQGRSGELREKDENITLNGPR is encoded by the coding sequence ATGCGTCGTCTCTTCTCAATCCTTCTATCCGCATTCCTTTTATTAGGTTTTGCTCCAATCGCTAATGCAGCTGGGGAAGCTTTAAATGCTGATAGAGCTGATACTGGTTTTACAGCTTCTGCTCTGACACTGTGTTCAGAGAATACCCGTTTCCAAGAACGGGCAAGCAGTGCATCAACTCCTAAAGACATAGCCAGATTTGAGCGCTATAGCAAAGCATCATGTGGTGATGATGGTCTACCTCACCTCATAATTGCTGCCACCATTGAACCTTTTGGTGCTTTGGCAAACCGTCATCACGAAGGTGATGTTTTAATCCCAGCCCATATATTTATTTATATCGCAGGGATTATTGGTTGGTCTGGCAGAGAATACCTAAGAGCTTCAAAACTGAAAAAAAATCCTGCTGAGAATGAAATAATCATTGATTTTGCATTAGCAAGACAATGCTTAAGGAAAGGAGCAGCATGGCCCTTTGAAGCTAATAGGCAAGGCAGAAGCGGTGAGCTTAGAGAGAAAGATGAAAACATTACTCTCAATGGTCCTCGTTAA
- the lgt gene encoding prolipoprotein diacylglyceryl transferase → MSLLFLTFQSPGPDLVKIGPLILRWYGFLIAISVLIGINLSSKLATEKGLNHNLINDLFPILVASSLVGARIYYVLFEWRNYSGDNFWSSLKVLNFIIPIPSFLEIWRGGIAIHGALIAGAISILLFCKWKEQSFWDVLDVIVPSVALGQSIGRWGNFFNNEAFGVPADIPWKLFIPYPYRPTVFLDAQYFHPTFLYESLWNISLFIILIYLFKLSIKGRLKLPSGSLSCIYISVYSVGRLWIEGLRIDPLCLVGIPPYCSGGIRIAQLISTLFIGLGVFGLFWIYIKKRKMPDSKKNIKQIQ, encoded by the coding sequence ATGAGTCTTTTATTTTTAACCTTTCAATCTCCAGGGCCAGATTTAGTAAAAATCGGTCCTTTAATATTGCGGTGGTATGGTTTTTTGATAGCAATATCTGTGTTAATTGGGATTAACTTATCAAGTAAATTAGCAACAGAAAAAGGGTTAAATCACAATTTAATTAATGATCTTTTTCCAATATTGGTTGCAAGTTCTCTGGTAGGTGCAAGGATCTATTATGTTTTATTCGAATGGAGGAATTACAGTGGGGATAATTTCTGGAGTTCTTTAAAAGTTCTAAACTTTATAATACCAATACCATCTTTTCTTGAAATCTGGAGAGGGGGCATAGCAATACATGGAGCCTTAATTGCAGGAGCAATATCAATATTACTTTTTTGCAAATGGAAAGAACAATCATTTTGGGATGTTCTCGATGTAATCGTACCTTCAGTTGCCTTAGGGCAATCAATTGGAAGGTGGGGTAATTTTTTCAACAACGAAGCTTTTGGTGTGCCTGCTGATATTCCCTGGAAGTTATTTATTCCCTATCCATATAGACCTACTGTCTTCCTAGATGCTCAATATTTCCATCCAACTTTCTTGTATGAATCACTCTGGAATATTAGTCTATTTATTATATTGATTTATTTATTTAAATTAAGCATCAAGGGACGCTTAAAGCTTCCTTCGGGTTCTTTAAGCTGTATATACATAAGCGTTTATAGCGTTGGCAGGTTATGGATCGAAGGCTTACGCATTGACCCTCTTTGCTTAGTAGGCATTCCACCCTATTGTTCAGGAGGTATTCGCATTGCACAATTAATCAGCACGCTTTTCATAGGGTTAGGGGTATTTGGATTGTTCTGGATATACATAAAAAAAAGAAAAATGCCTGATTCGAAAAAGAATATCAAGCAAATCCAATGA
- the tsaD gene encoding tRNA (adenosine(37)-N6)-threonylcarbamoyltransferase complex transferase subunit TsaD, with translation MQTVLALETSCDETAVAIVRFRAGRFHVLANCIASQADEHSQWGGVVPEIASRRHLETIPFLIEKALNVANINCNEIDCIGATVTPGLTGALLVGSVTGRTLASLHRIPFIGVHHLEGHLSSALLSEQAPVTPYLVLLVSGGHTELIRVNKDFDFLRLGKSHDDAAGEAFDKVARLLGLSYPGGPAIQRLAKNGNPKRFPFPKGKVSKPGGGFYPYDFSFSGLKTAVLRQVETFKSISQEMPVEDLAASFEQVVAEVLVERSLKCALDEGINSMLMVGGVAANNRLRQLMLSRSIASSVNLHLASKEFCTDNAVMIGLAALRRFLLGNSSSSRNLGVSARLPLDQADLLYGREPPF, from the coding sequence ATGCAAACTGTACTGGCCCTCGAAACAAGTTGTGACGAGACAGCCGTAGCAATCGTCAGATTCAGGGCTGGTAGATTTCATGTGCTAGCCAATTGTATTGCTTCTCAGGCTGATGAGCATTCCCAATGGGGTGGAGTTGTTCCAGAAATTGCTTCTAGACGCCATCTAGAAACAATTCCTTTCCTTATTGAGAAGGCGTTAAACGTTGCAAATATAAATTGCAATGAAATTGACTGTATCGGTGCGACAGTAACTCCTGGATTGACAGGTGCTTTATTAGTCGGCTCAGTTACTGGAAGAACACTTGCTAGTTTGCATAGAATTCCATTTATTGGTGTCCACCATTTGGAAGGGCATCTTTCATCTGCTTTATTATCAGAACAAGCCCCTGTTACGCCCTATTTAGTTTTATTAGTGAGTGGGGGGCATACAGAGTTGATAAGAGTCAATAAAGATTTTGATTTCCTGCGTTTAGGTAAAAGTCATGATGATGCTGCAGGAGAAGCGTTTGACAAAGTTGCAAGGCTTTTGGGGCTCTCTTATCCAGGGGGGCCAGCTATTCAGCGACTTGCTAAGAATGGCAATCCAAAAAGGTTTCCCTTCCCCAAGGGGAAAGTATCTAAGCCTGGCGGAGGGTTTTATCCTTATGATTTTTCTTTCAGTGGTTTGAAAACTGCAGTATTGCGTCAAGTTGAAACCTTTAAATCAATATCTCAAGAAATGCCCGTTGAAGATCTCGCGGCAAGCTTTGAACAAGTTGTGGCAGAAGTTCTTGTTGAAAGAAGTTTGAAATGTGCATTAGACGAAGGGATTAACTCCATGCTCATGGTTGGTGGAGTTGCTGCTAATAATCGTTTAAGACAACTAATGCTTTCCCGTTCCATAGCAAGTTCAGTCAATCTTCATTTGGCATCCAAAGAATTTTGTACTGATAATGCAGTAATGATTGGTCTTGCTGCATTAAGAAGATTTCTTTTAGGAAATAGTTCTAGTTCAAGAAATTTGGGTGTATCTGCGAGATTGCCTTTAGATCAAGCAGATCTCCTATATGGCAGAGAGCCACCTTTCTAA
- a CDS encoding Rqc2 family fibronectin-binding protein — MDITSIKAVVVELRKKIIPSRFEKAQQPEANTLQIGLRTIKELIWIELSWDAYSARLVEIAPPPKTSGESTLAKQVNHGLNQMALIDLKQKGFERVIEFHFGFRPKEKSHRSLILELMGRHSNFLMLNKEGKTITLGKQVREYQSRLRPISTGDIYTPPPPLNGKEPNKDECFEDWKERLSLIPISLKEALLMNYQGISPSLAIQLASDKKETAEQIVNLSVKDLAQETWESIYKRWHAWLEVCDKESFCICSEGPTAYRVWKEGNEKLAPSSALNISLFLGKYYRSHLEQKRFNKLFDEMNQRLIKERINEEKSLIKQKGLLTRVKESDEIQRKADSILSSHKPSKAIIKEAQLLYKKAKKIRRSESMLIERVNFHQKKLALIAESELFVHDIILNTCESNLEKIHAISELKEELDKHLFSIDKNSSKPSYTKKINLVLEIISPNGLSIQIGRNHRQNELISIKNARKGDFWFHAQECPGGHVVIKASQGGGAEESDIQFCADLAAYFSKARHSKKVSITMVPIKQLQKLKGAIPGTVTHRGGKVLWGDPLNGKDHFERSRAKAQNALSSATS, encoded by the coding sequence ATGGATATAACCAGTATTAAGGCTGTAGTTGTGGAATTACGTAAAAAAATAATTCCCAGTCGATTTGAAAAAGCTCAACAACCTGAAGCAAATACTCTTCAAATAGGCTTAAGAACTATTAAAGAACTTATATGGATTGAGCTAAGTTGGGACGCCTATTCAGCCAGACTAGTAGAAATCGCCCCGCCACCAAAGACATCAGGGGAGAGCACACTTGCAAAACAAGTAAATCATGGTCTTAATCAAATGGCCTTAATCGATTTAAAACAAAAAGGCTTTGAAAGAGTTATAGAGTTTCATTTTGGATTTAGACCTAAAGAAAAATCTCATAGGTCTCTGATACTTGAATTAATGGGTAGACATAGTAATTTTTTAATGCTGAATAAAGAAGGAAAAACAATCACCCTTGGCAAGCAAGTTAGAGAATACCAATCAAGACTCAGGCCGATTAGCACTGGTGATATTTATACACCTCCTCCTCCTCTAAATGGGAAGGAACCTAACAAAGACGAATGTTTTGAAGATTGGAAAGAAAGGCTTTCTCTAATTCCTATAAGTCTAAAAGAAGCTCTATTGATGAATTATCAAGGAATCAGTCCCTCTCTCGCTATTCAATTAGCAAGTGATAAAAAAGAAACAGCTGAACAAATTGTAAATTTATCTGTAAAAGATCTAGCTCAAGAAACCTGGGAATCCATTTACAAAAGATGGCATGCTTGGTTAGAGGTTTGCGACAAAGAAAGCTTCTGCATATGTTCTGAAGGTCCTACTGCTTACAGAGTTTGGAAAGAAGGCAATGAGAAACTAGCACCATCTTCAGCTCTAAATATAAGTCTATTTCTTGGAAAGTATTATAGAAGTCATTTAGAACAAAAGAGGTTTAATAAACTATTTGATGAAATGAATCAAAGACTTATCAAAGAAAGAATCAATGAAGAGAAAAGCCTAATTAAGCAAAAAGGACTTCTTACTAGAGTTAAAGAAAGCGATGAAATTCAAAGAAAGGCTGATTCTATTCTTAGTTCCCATAAGCCAAGTAAAGCAATTATAAAAGAAGCTCAATTACTATATAAAAAAGCAAAAAAAATAAGGCGTTCTGAATCTATGCTAATAGAAAGAGTGAACTTTCATCAAAAAAAACTTGCTCTCATTGCTGAAAGTGAACTTTTTGTCCATGATATTATTTTAAATACTTGTGAGAGTAATTTAGAGAAAATTCATGCAATTAGCGAGTTAAAAGAAGAACTAGATAAACATCTTTTTTCAATCGATAAGAACAGTTCAAAACCTTCTTATACAAAAAAAATTAACCTTGTTCTTGAAATCATTAGCCCTAACGGACTATCAATACAAATTGGGAGGAACCATCGCCAAAATGAATTAATAAGCATAAAAAATGCTCGCAAAGGTGATTTTTGGTTTCATGCCCAAGAATGTCCAGGTGGGCATGTTGTAATCAAAGCCTCTCAAGGCGGAGGAGCTGAAGAAAGCGATATTCAATTTTGTGCAGATCTAGCTGCATACTTTAGTAAAGCCAGGCACAGTAAAAAGGTTTCTATAACAATGGTTCCAATCAAGCAACTTCAAAAACTCAAAGGGGCTATTCCTGGAACTGTTACGCATCGAGGAGGGAAAGTGTTATGGGGAGATCCATTAAATGGCAAAGATCATTTTGAAAGGTCTAGAGCAAAAGCACAAAATGCTTTATCATCAGCAACCAGTTAG
- the cobM gene encoding precorrin-4 C(11)-methyltransferase encodes MNRVSIVGAGPGAPDLLTLRALERIKNSEVLIWTDSLVSPQIANLAPKNCKKIKTSSLTLEEIIKLIIRESKEGKNIVRLHDGDPCLFGAISEQISALHEAGIEVEVIPGVSAYQATASTLKKELTIPGVVQTIILGRAGGRTGTPDNESLENLASIKATLCLYLSARHVNDVQRTLLKYYPEDTPVIIGYRVSWQDEVIKIVSLKEMAFASKEMNLFRTTLYIISPGFNAKHKRSKLYSSDHKHLFRQN; translated from the coding sequence ATGAACAGAGTTTCAATTGTTGGAGCAGGGCCTGGAGCCCCCGACCTTCTTACTCTACGGGCACTAGAAAGAATAAAGAATTCAGAGGTTCTTATTTGGACAGATTCTTTGGTATCTCCGCAAATAGCAAACCTTGCTCCAAAGAATTGCAAAAAAATAAAAACAAGTTCTTTAACACTTGAGGAAATAATTAAATTAATTATTCGTGAGAGCAAGGAAGGGAAAAACATCGTGAGGTTGCATGACGGAGATCCTTGTCTTTTTGGAGCAATTTCAGAACAAATATCTGCGCTCCATGAAGCAGGAATTGAAGTTGAGGTTATTCCAGGAGTCAGTGCTTATCAAGCAACTGCCTCAACATTAAAAAAAGAGCTTACTATTCCTGGAGTTGTGCAAACTATAATTCTAGGAAGAGCAGGTGGTCGCACAGGAACTCCAGATAATGAATCTCTAGAGAATCTCGCCTCCATAAAAGCAACACTTTGTTTATATTTAAGCGCTAGACATGTTAATGACGTTCAAAGAACCTTGTTGAAATACTATCCAGAAGATACTCCCGTAATCATTGGATATAGAGTTAGCTGGCAAGATGAGGTGATAAAAATTGTTAGCCTTAAGGAAATGGCTTTCGCGTCAAAAGAAATGAATCTTTTTCGCACAACACTTTATATAATTAGTCCAGGCTTCAATGCAAAACATAAACGATCGAAGCTATATAGTTCAGATCACAAACATCTTTTTCGCCAAAATTAA
- the tatC gene encoding twin-arginine translocase subunit TatC yields the protein MKDPIKKKNNTDNFNDGLVMPFVDHLEELRQRVLKCLIAIVVSAAASLIVIKPLVRFLEAPAGSIHFLQLAPGEFFFVSIKVAGYSGLIIAIPYLLFQALAFILPGLTKREKNLIAPAVAGSAVLFMGGLFFAWWALIPAALKFLLNYGADVVEPLWSIERYLDFVLLLMVATGLSFQLPILQLLLGIFGLLNWKQMISSWRWVLMGAAIAGAVLTPSTDPVTMLLLAGSILILFFIGVLLVALSNKFKEEIPSKVHPPSNAG from the coding sequence ATGAAAGATCCTATTAAGAAAAAAAATAACACTGATAATTTTAATGATGGCTTAGTAATGCCTTTTGTAGATCACCTAGAAGAATTAAGGCAAAGAGTCCTAAAGTGTTTAATTGCAATAGTTGTTTCTGCCGCTGCAAGCCTTATTGTTATAAAACCATTAGTAAGGTTTTTAGAAGCTCCAGCAGGATCTATTCATTTTCTCCAACTTGCTCCTGGCGAGTTCTTTTTTGTGTCAATAAAAGTAGCTGGATACTCTGGTTTAATTATTGCAATTCCATATTTGCTTTTTCAAGCACTTGCATTCATCCTCCCAGGCTTAACAAAACGTGAAAAGAACCTGATCGCGCCTGCTGTCGCAGGCTCAGCTGTTTTATTCATGGGAGGTCTGTTTTTTGCTTGGTGGGCACTAATCCCAGCTGCTTTAAAATTCCTATTGAACTATGGAGCTGATGTAGTCGAGCCGCTTTGGTCAATAGAGCGATATTTAGACTTTGTCCTATTGCTTATGGTTGCAACTGGCTTATCCTTTCAACTTCCAATCCTGCAACTTTTATTAGGGATATTTGGTCTCTTAAATTGGAAGCAAATGATCTCTTCTTGGCGTTGGGTTTTGATGGGAGCAGCTATTGCTGGTGCTGTTTTAACCCCTTCTACTGACCCAGTAACAATGTTATTACTTGCGGGGTCAATCTTAATATTGTTCTTCATAGGTGTTTTGCTTGTAGCACTAAGCAATAAATTTAAAGAAGAAATTCCCTCAAAAGTTCACCCCCCTTCAAATGCAGGTTAA
- the gmk gene encoding guanylate kinase — protein MTSTSSLTVITGPSGVGKGSLVKKLLERNNQIWLSISATTRLPREGETEGEHYFFLTIDKFKKEIENQGFLEWAEFSGNFYGTPRNQINKKISEGRKVLLEIELEGARQVRNNFPDSFQIFIAPPSVEELEKRIRGRGTETEKSIQSRLARAKEEIAAQKEFDAIVINDDLQEALIDIEKLIGLRS, from the coding sequence ATGACTTCAACTAGTTCTCTTACCGTAATTACTGGCCCCAGTGGTGTGGGGAAAGGGTCTTTAGTTAAAAAATTGCTTGAAAGGAATAATCAAATTTGGCTTTCGATTTCTGCTACTACTCGATTGCCTAGAGAGGGTGAGACTGAAGGAGAGCATTATTTCTTTTTAACTATTGACAAGTTTAAAAAGGAAATCGAGAATCAGGGTTTTTTGGAATGGGCTGAATTTTCCGGTAACTTTTATGGCACGCCTAGAAATCAAATAAATAAAAAAATTTCCGAAGGAAGAAAAGTATTACTGGAAATTGAGCTTGAAGGAGCTAGGCAAGTAAGAAATAATTTTCCAGACTCATTTCAGATTTTTATCGCTCCTCCAAGTGTTGAAGAGCTTGAAAAAAGAATTAGAGGTAGAGGTACCGAAACTGAAAAATCAATTCAGAGTCGCTTGGCTAGAGCAAAAGAAGAGATTGCAGCACAAAAAGAATTTGATGCAATAGTAATTAATGATGACCTTCAAGAGGCTTTAATTGATATTGAAAAACTTATAGGCTTGCGATCTTAA
- the petC gene encoding cytochrome b6-f complex iron-sulfur subunit, with translation MTQMTPSDVPSMGRRQFMNLLTFGTATGVALGALYPVANYFMPLRAGGGTGGTSAKDELGNPITASGWLSSHPSGDRSLVQGLKGDPTYLIVEGDNAISDFGINAICTHLGCVVPWNSGANKYICPCHGSQYDSNGKVVRGPAPLSLAIAHVDVEDDNVVVSQWTETDFRTGDKPWWT, from the coding sequence ATGACACAAATGACTCCTAGCGATGTGCCCTCTATGGGTCGGAGGCAGTTCATGAACCTTCTCACATTTGGTACTGCTACAGGTGTTGCATTAGGCGCCTTATATCCAGTGGCAAATTATTTCATGCCTCTAAGGGCTGGTGGAGGTACCGGTGGAACCTCTGCTAAAGATGAACTTGGCAACCCAATAACTGCTAGCGGTTGGCTTTCAAGTCACCCATCTGGAGACAGAAGTCTCGTACAAGGCTTAAAAGGAGATCCAACCTATTTAATAGTCGAAGGGGACAACGCAATAAGTGATTTTGGTATAAATGCTATATGTACACATCTAGGATGTGTTGTTCCATGGAATAGCGGGGCTAACAAATATATTTGCCCTTGTCATGGAAGCCAATATGATTCGAATGGGAAGGTTGTAAGAGGACCAGCGCCGCTTTCTCTTGCAATCGCCCATGTCGATGTTGAAGATGACAACGTAGTTGTTAGTCAATGGACTGAAACGGACTTTAGAACTGGAGACAAGCCTTGGTGGACATAA
- a CDS encoding DUF1643 domain-containing protein — translation MNSQKIRKCFSDCGSYRWWLERQIGSEKEKLLFIGLNPSTASNLSDDMTLKRLMGFCRAWKYGTLVVINLFAKVSKSPSSLKLCSDPVGIENDSEIKSRLLVWANNSDWNLWLGWGAMGVYKNRNSKVLNFLEFFSKIRVKKLQKSLGPMVIGCTKGGHPMHPLYVSRSKVLMPYKDFLI, via the coding sequence GTGAATTCTCAGAAAATTCGGAAATGTTTTAGTGATTGTGGAAGCTATAGATGGTGGCTAGAAAGACAGATTGGTTCAGAGAAAGAAAAATTGCTTTTTATTGGATTGAATCCTTCTACAGCTAGTAACTTGTCAGATGATATGACTCTAAAAAGGCTTATGGGCTTTTGCAGAGCTTGGAAGTACGGGACTCTTGTGGTGATTAACTTGTTTGCAAAAGTTAGCAAGTCTCCTTCGAGTTTGAAGCTTTGTTCAGACCCAGTTGGGATTGAGAATGACTCAGAAATTAAATCTAGACTTTTGGTATGGGCAAATAACTCTGATTGGAATTTATGGCTTGGGTGGGGAGCTATGGGTGTCTATAAGAATAGAAATAGTAAAGTGCTTAATTTTTTAGAGTTTTTCTCAAAGATTAGAGTTAAGAAGTTGCAAAAGTCTTTAGGCCCAATGGTTATTGGCTGCACGAAGGGTGGCCACCCAATGCACCCCTTGTATGTCTCAAGGAGCAAAGTTTTGATGCCTTACAAGGATTTTCTTATATAG
- a CDS encoding cation:proton antiporter, translated as MTPERLGLLWGITVFAGAGARLLSLLTGLPVVVLLLLSGLLIGRSGLGLVEPLDLGQGLETIVGLLVSLVLFDGGLNLRIPGETIKSTVFRISLIRLFVSFAAVLVTAHFLAGLGWSLSGVYSAIVLATGPTVVTPLVQQIRLAPPLGDVLEAEGLILEPIGAVLALLLLELVLGNLHGLREVAFGFLTRVGGGVVVGVSGGWVLAEGLKRIKTDSSLGIRLQLTLGIVFLIYGFCEWLLPESGLPASVAAGFIVGRRPSVEIDQLDELIRELAQLAITMLFPLLAADVSWRELSPLGWGGISCVMVLMLIVRPAAVSVATIGLPLDFRQRLFLGWLAPRGIVTAAVASLFSIRLEQAGVLGAGRLQGLVFLTILMTVGIQGLTAKPLAKGLGLLAEEDQSL; from the coding sequence ATGACACCTGAACGGCTAGGTCTCCTTTGGGGCATCACCGTTTTTGCTGGTGCTGGTGCAAGGCTTCTTTCTTTGCTGACAGGTCTCCCTGTAGTTGTTTTATTGCTTTTATCGGGACTCCTTATTGGTAGGTCAGGCCTAGGACTGGTTGAACCACTTGATTTAGGCCAAGGTCTCGAAACAATTGTTGGATTATTAGTTAGTCTTGTTCTTTTTGATGGGGGCCTAAATCTTCGTATACCTGGAGAAACAATTAAATCCACTGTTTTTAGAATTTCCCTTATAAGGCTTTTTGTTTCTTTTGCTGCTGTATTAGTTACTGCACATTTTTTAGCAGGTTTGGGGTGGTCGCTTTCAGGGGTTTATAGCGCAATAGTTTTAGCTACAGGACCTACGGTTGTGACTCCTTTAGTTCAACAAATTCGTCTTGCACCCCCTTTGGGAGATGTTCTTGAAGCAGAAGGTTTAATACTTGAACCAATAGGTGCTGTTTTGGCTTTGCTGCTTTTAGAGCTAGTTTTAGGCAATTTACATGGTTTGAGAGAAGTCGCTTTTGGATTTTTAACAAGAGTTGGGGGTGGAGTAGTCGTAGGAGTAAGTGGAGGCTGGGTTCTTGCAGAAGGCTTAAAGAGGATTAAAACAGACTCTTCTTTAGGAATCAGACTGCAATTAACACTTGGGATCGTGTTTTTAATATATGGTTTTTGTGAATGGCTTTTGCCTGAGTCTGGCTTGCCAGCCTCCGTGGCTGCAGGATTTATAGTTGGTAGAAGACCTTCAGTTGAAATAGATCAGTTAGACGAATTAATTAGAGAGTTGGCTCAATTAGCAATAACAATGCTTTTCCCTCTTCTAGCGGCAGATGTGTCCTGGCGTGAGTTAAGTCCTTTGGGATGGGGAGGTATTAGCTGCGTAATGGTTTTGATGTTAATTGTTAGACCTGCAGCTGTAAGTGTTGCGACCATAGGACTCCCTTTGGATTTCAGGCAAAGGCTATTTCTTGGTTGGTTGGCGCCTAGAGGCATAGTTACAGCCGCAGTTGCTTCTTTGTTCTCTATTCGTTTAGAGCAGGCAGGTGTATTAGGGGCTGGTCGTTTACAAGGGTTGGTCTTTTTAACGATTTTGATGACTGTTGGGATCCAAGGACTTACAGCTAAACCTTTAGCAAAAGGCTTAGGACTTTTAGCAGAAGAAGATCAGTCTCTTTAG
- a CDS encoding DUF3067 family protein, which yields MNCLRPIEGTSLGVICVMPDVLTVHNQYHYVPSRCAIALKSSYLNDLILKMTFEIAEKPRKQLTVQEMVYLVRRRWGVSYDLRLEVKGSSIYFQIMWAYLEQQSFCCTEKEYLEKVSYVVDVLNRLGQQGLIREWIPSCSGKPRVGRALNLHLKGGELLREFLL from the coding sequence ATGAACTGCCTCCGACCCATAGAGGGCACATCGCTAGGAGTCATTTGTGTCATGCCTGATGTTCTAACAGTCCATAATCAATACCATTATGTACCTTCGAGGTGCGCGATTGCTCTTAAATCAAGCTATCTCAATGATTTGATTTTAAAAATGACTTTTGAAATTGCTGAAAAGCCAAGAAAGCAATTGACTGTTCAAGAAATGGTTTATTTGGTAAGAAGGCGATGGGGCGTTTCTTATGACTTGCGGCTGGAGGTTAAAGGTAGCTCTATTTATTTTCAGATTATGTGGGCTTATCTAGAACAACAGTCTTTTTGTTGTACCGAAAAAGAATACTTGGAAAAAGTAAGTTATGTAGTTGATGTTTTGAATAGGCTTGGGCAGCAAGGACTTATTAGAGAATGGATTCCCAGCTGCTCAGGGAAGCCAAGAGTTGGCAGGGCTCTTAACCTGCATTTGAAGGGGGGTGAACTTTTGAGGGAATTTCTTCTTTAA